GATGCCTTGTCGACGATGCTCCCGCACACCAAGGGAGCGCTGGTGATGACGCCTGCCGGCTCCATGGTTCTCACCGGGCGCGCCGCACTGGGCGCCTCGGGCTCGGTCGCCGCTGAAGACGAGATCGCGATCGGTGGGTTCGAGCGGATGGCGGGCCCCAACGGCCAGGCCCAGTACTGTGTGCCCGATCTCCAAGCCGGGTTCCGCTTGCTCGACGAGCTGTATCGATACTCTTACGTCGTTCCCGGTGAAACGTCTCCGCGGCGCCATCGTACGACGGATCCCGACGACCGCGATGTGACGGTCTTCCCGTACGCCGGCCCCCGCACCGATGGCTTCCAGGCCGTCGGCGAGATCTTCGACGACGTCGCCAACCCGGGCCGGAAGCGGCCGTTCTCGATGCGCGCCGTGATGGACGCGGTCATCGATCAGGATGGCGGCCGGCTCGAGCGCTGGCGCGATTGGCGGGGGGCCGAGACGGCGATCGTCTGGGATGCGCATCTGGGTGGGGTTCCGGTCTGTCTGCTGGGGATCGAAGGAAAGAGCGTCCCGCGCGACGGCGCTCGGCCGGCGGACGGTCCGACCGAATGGAGCGGCGGCACGCTGTTCCCGAATGCATCGCGCAAGATCGCCCGGGCCTTGAACATCGCGAGCGGAAACCGGCCCGTGGTCGTCCTCGCCCACCTCGCCGGCTTCGACGGGTCGCCCGAGTCGCTCCGGTGTCTGCAACTCGAGAACGGCGCGGAGATCGCGCGCGCCGTCGTGAACTTCGAAGGCCCGATCGTGTTTCTCGTCGTGTCGAGGTATCACGGCGGCGCGTACGTCGTGTTTTCGCGAGAGCTGAACCCCTCCGTCCGGGTCGCGGCCCTCCACGGCTCGTACGCGTCGGTGATCGGAGGCAACGCCGCGGCCACGGTCGTGTTCACGCGCGAGGCACAGCGCCGGGCTCGGGCCGACCCAGAGGTGGTGCGGCTCTCGCAAGCCCTCGGCGCCTCCGGAAGTCGAGTGGATCTCGACCGCGCCATCGAGTCGGCTCGCGTCCGCGCCGAACGCGGGATCGCGGCGGAGTTCGACGCCGCGCACACGATCGAGCGTGCGCAGGAGGTCGGCTCGATCGGCGACCTCGTCCTTCCGACCGCGATGCGGCCGTACTTGACGGGAGTGTTGAAGGCCGCGTTGTGCGAAGAGCCGGGGCCCGGCGCCGAACGACGCGACGTTCTCTGCGCGCCCTCGGGCCGAGCGCTGGAGTGAGAGCGATGGGGTCGTGTTCAGGCCCAGCCCCGAGAGTTCGAACTCCAGTCGTGCTTCGATCGTCGAGGTCAGGCGGCGAGGCGCCGAACGACGCAGGTCGCGCAGTCTCGGACTCTCCAGATACGAGGGTCAGCGATCGCGACGTGCGACGCCCAGCTTCCGGAGCTGGACGTCAGCTGATTCGCCCGCTCAGGCCACAGCTCTCACCTAAACGAGGGACAAGGCCCACCGCACTCCATGAAAGGGGCGGACCGGTGAGAGCCGGAGCGCGTTCGATTCCGTCTGCTGTGTTGGAATCGTTCGGGTGAGCCAGGCCCCGCTGGCGCGTCCGGAACCTGAGGTGATTCGGTGATAATTGCATTGGGTAGATGAGGTGATTAATATATAATCGTCTCACAATGAGCCCGGATCCCACAAAAACCGTGCGCCAACTGCTGGAGGAGCAACCCGAGATCGCCAACCGGGATCTCGCCAAGTACCTGGGTGTTTCCGCCGCGACGAGCCACCGGATGCTGCAGGGCCTGGTCCTGACGGGAATTCTTGAGCGTCGCGGACAGGGGCGTTCGACGTTTTACCGCCTCCGTCCCATCCGGCGACGGTTCCCGCTCGGCTCCGCCAAGGAAGACGAGGTCTGGAGTCAGGTGTCGGAGCAGATCTCGCGAACCCGCGTTCTCGGCCGGACCGAAGACCAGGCACTCCGCTATGCCGCTACCGAAGTCATCAACAACGCGATCGATCACTCCGGTGGCAAGCGGCTCAATGTCGAAGTCGACTTCGAGGGCCGAGCCACCACGGTGACGCGTGTCATCGACGACGGCGTCGGGGTGTTCCGCAAGGTGTGCGACGACTTTGGCTACCGCTCGACCAAGGACGCGATCATCCAGCTCGAAAAGGGGAAGCTCACCAGCGATCCCTCAGGTCATAGTGGAGAGGGTTTGTTCTTCAGCTCCAAGGCGGTTTCGCGTTTTCGCCTGGAGAGCGACGGGGTCGCGTGGGTCGTCGACGCCATCGCTGGCGACAGCGGTATCGGCCCGAGCGGGGTGAAGCGCGGAACACGAGTCGTCCTCGAGGTCGTTCGAGGCGAGACGCCACGGCTGCAGGACGTCTTCGCGGCCTACACGAACCCGGAGACGATGCGCTTCATGAAGACCCGCACGACGATCTCTCTGAGCTCCTTCGGCCTCTCCCTCATCTCGCGATCCGAAGCGAAGCGAGTGACGGCGCGTCTCCGCGAGTTCGAGCACGTCACCCTCGACTTCACCGGGGTCGAGGTCGTCGGACAGGGGTTCTGCGACGAAGTCTTCCGGGTCTTCGCGTTGCAACACCCCGAGGTCACGCTCGACCCCGTCGGCATGAATGAGATGGTGGAGTTCCTCGTGCGTCGCGCACGGGCTCGCTCGGAATAGGCCCTTGTCGGGGGCAACGTCCCAGCGAAGGACGCGCTGCTCGCGCCTCGGAGGACGAAACTCGCCCGGTGGGCGGGCGGATGCCACACGCCGGTCGTCCCGATCCAGGGTGCGCGTGCCATGCCCAAAGGGAGGAGCCTCTCCTCGGTGCCAGGTGATCTGCGACATCCAGCTTCCCAAGCTGGATGTCGGGGGCTCTGTTCTCGTTCGGTCGTCCTACCGGTACACCCGAAGCCCTTGCCCGTACGGGTTGTTCGGGCTCTCGGCGCCGTAACGGCTTCCGTATTGCCCGTACGGATTCGTGATGCTGTCGGGGCTGTACTCACTACCGTAGCGCCCGTAAGGGTTCGCGACGCTATCCGGGTCGTAGGGGTTCGCGTTCAGATTGCCGCGGAAGCCGCCCTCGCTGTCGTAGAGCTTCGGGCTCGTCCCCGAGGTGCCGTACGGGTTGTCGAACGTGCCGTCGGGGTAGGTGCGTTTCGGGCCGGCGTATGGGTTCGCAGACAGGTTGCCCATGTAGTCGGTCTGGGCGTGGGTCGGGGCAGCGAAGGCGACGAGAACGGTCGCGATCGTTGCGATGAGGATGCGGGGCATCGTGGCTCTCCTTTCAGCTTCGCGCTCGGGGGCGCGCGTCCGGGGTGTGCATTCGATGTAAACCGCCGGGGCGACACAGGGTGTCGCAGGAACTGCGCCCCAGTCCGGAACGAACGTCCGACACGAGGTTTCCCGAGAAAGACGTGCATCGCGACACAGGTTGACGTGACAGCCCGGCTAGTTTCGTCCCAGAGTGACTCAGGCACGGTTGGAGGTGAGCGGATGCGGACGGGGGTAGTGGTGAGCGCGCGAGTGCTCTGCGTTTCGGTGCTGTTGCTGTGGGCGAGCGGCGTACAAGCCAAGCAGAATGAGTGCGACGGGCTGTACTACGGCTTCGGTGGCCCGAAGGACCTCGAGGCCGCGTACGAGTGCTACGCGGAGCGAGCGGCCGATCCCGAGAACGAGGAGAGCTACGAGACCGTCATGCAGGTCTTGATGATCCTGAACGGCGAGGGGACCGACGATGGGCTC
The genomic region above belongs to Candidatus Binatia bacterium and contains:
- a CDS encoding DUF4325 domain-containing protein, which codes for MSPDPTKTVRQLLEEQPEIANRDLAKYLGVSAATSHRMLQGLVLTGILERRGQGRSTFYRLRPIRRRFPLGSAKEDEVWSQVSEQISRTRVLGRTEDQALRYAATEVINNAIDHSGGKRLNVEVDFEGRATTVTRVIDDGVGVFRKVCDDFGYRSTKDAIIQLEKGKLTSDPSGHSGEGLFFSSKAVSRFRLESDGVAWVVDAIAGDSGIGPSGVKRGTRVVLEVVRGETPRLQDVFAAYTNPETMRFMKTRTTISLSSFGLSLISRSEAKRVTARLREFEHVTLDFTGVEVVGQGFCDEVFRVFALQHPEVTLDPVGMNEMVEFLVRRARARSE